A genome region from Pseudomonas sp. N3-W includes the following:
- the rhlB gene encoding ATP-dependent RNA helicase RhlB, with protein MTVLKALKKMFGKSETEQLAPVASAPSHTPSHRTDGHQPGRTAAVAAPKHEPVTTPATQPVEAVAAEQPLSEAPKPARPRREPKPKAPVIPWKLEDFAVEPLEGKTRFHDFKLAPELMHAIQDLGFPYCTPIQAQVLGFTLAGKDAIGRAQTGTGKTAAFLISIITQLLETPPPKERYMGEPRALIIAPTRELVVQIAKDAADLTKYTGLNVMTFVGGMDFDKQLKHLEARHCDILVATPGRLLDFNQRGDVHLDMVEVMVLDEADRMLDMGFIPQVRQIIRQTPPKNERQTLLFSATFTEDVMNLAKQWTTEPSIVEIEAQNVASENVEQHIYAVAGADKYKLLYNLVNDNGWERVMVFANRKDEVRRIEERLVRDGVNAAQLSGDVPQHKRIKTLEGFREGKIRVLVATDVAGRGIHIDGISHVINFTLPEVPDDYVHRIGRTGRAGADGVSISFAGEDDSYQLPSIEALLGRKISCETPPTHLLRAVERKRP; from the coding sequence ATGACCGTGCTCAAAGCACTCAAAAAAATGTTCGGTAAAAGCGAGACTGAGCAGCTCGCGCCAGTCGCCAGCGCTCCGTCTCACACCCCCAGCCACCGCACCGACGGTCATCAGCCTGGCCGGACCGCAGCTGTCGCGGCACCGAAACACGAGCCCGTGACCACACCGGCCACCCAACCTGTCGAAGCTGTCGCTGCAGAGCAACCGCTCAGCGAAGCACCGAAACCTGCAAGACCGCGTCGCGAACCGAAGCCAAAGGCGCCGGTCATTCCCTGGAAACTCGAAGACTTCGCCGTCGAGCCCCTGGAAGGCAAAACCCGCTTCCACGATTTCAAACTGGCGCCTGAACTGATGCACGCCATCCAGGATCTGGGCTTCCCGTACTGCACGCCGATCCAGGCACAAGTACTTGGCTTCACCCTGGCCGGCAAAGATGCCATCGGTCGCGCCCAGACCGGCACCGGCAAAACCGCCGCCTTCCTGATTTCGATCATCACCCAGTTGCTGGAAACCCCGCCGCCCAAAGAACGCTACATGGGCGAGCCAAGGGCGCTGATCATCGCGCCAACCCGTGAGCTGGTGGTGCAGATCGCCAAGGACGCCGCTGACCTGACCAAGTACACCGGCCTCAACGTCATGACGTTCGTCGGCGGCATGGACTTCGACAAGCAGCTCAAACACCTCGAAGCCCGTCACTGCGACATCCTCGTGGCCACCCCTGGCCGCCTGCTGGACTTCAACCAGCGCGGCGACGTGCACCTGGACATGGTCGAAGTGATGGTGCTGGACGAAGCCGACCGGATGCTCGACATGGGTTTCATCCCGCAAGTGCGTCAGATCATTCGCCAGACCCCGCCGAAGAACGAGCGCCAGACGCTGCTGTTCTCCGCGACCTTCACCGAAGACGTGATGAACCTCGCCAAGCAATGGACCACCGAGCCGTCGATCGTCGAGATCGAAGCGCAGAACGTGGCCAGCGAAAACGTCGAGCAGCACATCTACGCCGTCGCCGGTGCCGACAAATACAAACTGCTCTACAACCTGGTCAACGACAACGGTTGGGAGCGGGTGATGGTTTTTGCCAACCGCAAGGATGAAGTGCGGCGCATCGAAGAGCGTCTGGTGCGCGATGGCGTCAACGCCGCGCAGCTGTCCGGCGACGTGCCGCAGCACAAGCGCATCAAGACCCTCGAAGGTTTTCGCGAAGGCAAGATCCGCGTGCTGGTGGCAACCGATGTGGCCGGTCGCGGCATTCACATCGACGGCATCAGCCACGTGATCAACTTCACTCTGCCGGAAGTGCCGGACGACTACGTGCACCGTATCGGCCGTACCGGGCGTGCCGGCGCCGATGGCGTGTCCATCAGCTTCGCCGGTGAAGACGACTCCTATCAGTTGCCGTCCATCGAGGCGCTGCTGGGTCGCAAGATCAGTTGTGAAACGCCGCCGACGCATCTGTTGCGAGCGGTTGAACGCAAGCGCCCATAA
- a CDS encoding alpha/beta hydrolase gives MTQPLILQPGKPVDACVIWLHGLGADRYDFLPVAEALQESLLTTRFVLPQAPTRAVTINGGYEMPSWYDILAMNPARAINREQLEESAQMVIDLIEEQRASGIDASRIFLAGFSQGGAVVLHSAYLKWQGPLGGVLALSTYAPTFSDELELSASQQRIPLLSLHGQYDDVVQNAMGRSAYEHLKQRGVTVAWQEYPMGHEVLPEEIHDIGVWLAERLR, from the coding sequence ATGACCCAGCCCTTGATTCTTCAGCCCGGCAAGCCCGTAGACGCCTGCGTTATCTGGCTGCACGGCCTGGGCGCCGACCGCTACGACTTCCTGCCGGTGGCCGAAGCCCTGCAGGAAAGCCTGCTGACCACCCGCTTCGTGCTGCCCCAGGCACCGACCCGCGCCGTGACCATCAATGGCGGCTACGAGATGCCGAGCTGGTACGACATATTGGCCATGAACCCGGCCCGCGCGATCAATCGCGAGCAGCTGGAAGAGTCGGCGCAGATGGTCATTGATCTGATCGAAGAGCAGCGAGCCAGCGGAATAGACGCCTCGCGGATTTTCCTGGCCGGTTTTTCCCAAGGTGGCGCCGTGGTGTTGCACAGCGCTTACCTGAAATGGCAGGGACCGCTCGGTGGCGTACTTGCCCTCTCTACCTATGCACCGACCTTCAGCGATGAACTGGAGCTTTCGGCCAGTCAGCAACGCATTCCGCTGCTGAGCCTGCATGGCCAGTACGACGACGTGGTACAGAACGCCATGGGCCGTAGCGCTTACGAGCATTTGAAGCAGCGCGGTGTCACCGTCGCATGGCAGGAATACCCAATGGGCCACGAAGTGTTACCCGAGGAGATTCACGACATCGGCGTCTGGCTTGCCGAGCGTTTGCGCTAA